The following coding sequences are from one Eucalyptus grandis isolate ANBG69807.140 chromosome 11, ASM1654582v1, whole genome shotgun sequence window:
- the LOC104425181 gene encoding chlorophyll a-b binding protein 8, chloroplastic: MAAQALVSSSLTSSVESARHLLGARPAAPSRKASFVVRAASTPPVKQGSDRQLWFASKQSLTYLDGSLPGDFGFDPLGLSDPEGTGGFIEPRWLAYGEIINGRFAMLGAVGSIAPEILGKAGLIPPETALPWFRTGVIPPAGTYNYWADNYTLFVLEMALMGFAEHRRFQDWAKPGSMGKQYFLGLEKGLAGSGDPAYPGGPFFNPLGFGKDEKSMKDLKLKEVKNGRLAMLAIVGYFIQALVTGVGPYQNLLDHLADPVNNNILTNLKFH, translated from the exons ATGGCGGCACAAGCTCTTGTATCCTCGTCGCTCACCTCCTCCGTTGAGTCGGCGAGGCACCTGCTAGGGGCGAGGCCCGCCGCTCCCTCAAGGAAGGCCTCGTTCGTCGTTAGAGCCGCTTCGACTCCACCCGTCAAG CAAGGATCAGACAGACAATTGTGGTTTGCATCCAAGCAAAGCCTTACATACTTGGACGGAAG CCTCCCTGGTGACTTCGGCTTCGACCCGTTGGGTCTTTCAGACCCCGAGGGCACCGGAGGGTTCATCGAGCCCAGGTGGCTAGCCTACGGAGAGATAATCAATGGGCGATTCGCTATGTTGGGCGCCGTTGGATCGATTGCACCAGAGATTCTAGGGAAGGCTGGGTTGATCCCACCGGAAACTGCTCTCCCATGGTTCAGGACTGGCGTAATCCCACCAGCCGGGACATACAACTATTGGGCCGACAACTACACGCTCTTCGTGTTGGAGATGGCCCTCATGGGCTTCGCCGAGCACAGGAGGTTCCAAGACTGGGCCAAGCCGGGCTCAATGGGCAAACAGTACTTCCTAGGGCTCGAGAAGGGCTTGGCCGGCTCGGGAGACCCAGCATACCCCGGTGGCCCCTTCTTCAACCCTCTAGGGTTTGGCAAAGATGAGAAGTCAATGAAGGACTTGAAGCTGAAGGAGGTGAAGAATGGGAGGTTGGCGATGTTGGCCATCGTGGGCTACTTCATCCAAGCCCTCGTGACTGGTGTTGGGCCTTACCAAAACCTCTTGGATCACCTGGCTGACCCagtcaacaacaacattctAACCAACCTCAAGTTCCATTAG
- the LOC104425182 gene encoding elongation factor Ts, mitochondrial, whose product MALLRSVARTPLGNALCKRLLSSAAVGRGFSSGVGATEQMSLIRELRERTSAPIKEVKSALVDCQWDIEAAQKELRKRGQVVASKKSSRTAAEGLLALAQSEGKAAVIELNCETDFVARNEIFQHLALALAKQALLVENPSNQVSGIYHMGPEHLEGLKLNLEHPKISGETTVQNAITEVAAMMGENVKFRRGYAMCASSHGVLSTYLHTSPQPGLGRIAGILSLEVEDENSQLDALQRVGSELAMHIVAAKPLFLTKELVTPDALEGEREILKSQAETSGKPQMAIDRMVEGRLRKYMEEVVLMEQKFVVNDSINVKTLISNLSKEVGSSVKIGNFFRMEVGEGIQRNETSSAPEPVAQAV is encoded by the exons ATGGCGCTGCTGAGGAGCGTGGCGAGGACTCCTCTCGGAAATGCACTGTGCAAGCGGCTTCTGAGCAGCGCGGCGGTCGGGAGAGGGTTCAGCAGCGGTGTCGGCGCCACGGAGCAGATGAGTTTGATCAGGGAGTTGAGGGAGAGGACGAGCGCTCCGATAAAGGAAGTGAAGTCTGCTCTGGTCGACTGCCAGTGGGACATCGAGGCCGCTCAGAAGGAGCTCAGGAAGAGGGGGCAGGTGGTGGCGTCGAAGAAGTCTTCGCGGACCGCGGCGGAGGGCTTGCTGGCTCTCGCGCAGAGCGAGGGCAAGGCCGCCGTCATCGAGCTCAACTGCGAGACCGACTTCGTCGCTAGAAACGAGATCTTCcagcatttg GCGTTAGCTTTGGCGAAGCAAGCTTTGCTGGTGGAAAATCCTTCTAACCAAGTTTCCGGGATCTATCACATGGGACCTGAGCACTTGGAG GGCTTGAAGTTAAACCTCGAGCATCCAAAAATCAGTGGAGAAACAACTGTTCAGAATGCAATTACAGAAGTGGCTGCAATGATGGGAGAGAATGTAAAATTTAGAAGAGGTTATGCCATGTGTGCTTCTTCACACGGTGTTCTTTCCACATATCTTCACACTAGTCCCCAACCAG GTTTAGGCCGTATTGCTGGAATCCTGTCTCTTGAAGTTGAAGACGAGAATTCACAACTTGATGCACTGCAACGAGTTGGTTCAGAATTGGCGATGCATATTGTGGCTGCCAAGCCTTTGTTTCTGACTAAGGAGCTTGTCACGCCCGATGCATTAGAAGGTGAACGGGAAATCCTGAAGTCTCAG GCAGAAACTTCGGGGAAACCTCAGATGGCCATAGACAGGATGGTTGAAGGTCGTCTACGCAAATACATGGAGGAAGTGGTACTTATGGAGCAAAAGTTTGTTGTGAATGATAGTATTAATGTGAAG ACTTTGATAAGCAATCTATCGAAGGAAGTGGGATCCTCTGTGAAGATTGGAAACTTTTTCAGAATGGAAGTTGGAGAAGGAATTCAGAG GAATGAAACATCGAGTGCACCTGAACCTGTGGCTCAAGCTGTGTAA